The Luteibacter flocculans genomic interval GCCAACGCTCTTCCTCGCTGTAGCCGCCGACGACCAGCAGGCGGACCGGCATGCGCTCAGAATCGCTCGAGCACGCCGGCAATCGTCGCCGTCATGAAGGTGGCGATGGACCCGCCGAGCACGGCACGCAGGCCGAGGCGCGCGAGATCGCCGCGACGGTTCGGTGCGAGGCCGCCGATGCCGCCGATCTGGATGGCGATCGAGGAGAAGTTGGCGAAACCGCAGAGGGCGTACGTGGCGATCAGCCGACTTTCCGGCAGCAGGTCGTTGAGGTGGCGCGCGAGGTCCGCATACGCCACGAACTCGTTGATCACCACTTTCTGACCGATGAAGCTGCCGACCAGCGTCGCATCCTGCCAGGGCACACCAATGAGCCACGCGACGGGAGCCAGTACCCAGCCGAAGATCGTTTCCAGGCTGAGCGCCACCGGATGTCCGGTGCTCGCGGTCAGCCACGCATTGATGCTGTGCTCGCCACCGAGGGTGCCGACCCACTGCACCGGACCGTTGATGAGTGCGATCAGGGCGATGAAGGCGAGCAGCATCGCGCCGACGTTCATCGCGAGCTTGAGACCGTCGCCTGCGCCGGTGGCAGCAGCGTCGATCACGTTGGCGGTGGTCTTCTCCACCTCGATCTTCACGGTGCCGCGGGTGAGCGGTTCCTGCGTTTCGGGCACGAGGATCTTCGCCAGCACCATGGTGGCCGGCGCGGCCATCACGCTCGCCGTGAGCAGGTGCTTGGCGTAGAACATGCGCTGCGCCGGGTCGTCGCCACCGAGCATCGACACGTAGGCCGCCATCACCGAACCGGCGATGTGCGCCATGCCGCCGATCATCACGGTCATCAACTCGGCCTGGGTCATCCGCTCGATGTACGGCTTGATCGTGAGTGGTGCCTCGGTCTGGCCGATGAACACGCTGGCGCAGACGCTGGTGGTTTCCGCACCCGAGACGCGCATGACCTTGGTGATGACCCAGGCCATGCCCTTGACGATCTGCTGCATCACGCCGAGGTGATAGAGCACGCCGGTGAGCGAGGCGAAGAACACGATGGTCGGCAGCACCTTCACGGCGAAGATCACGCCGAACTTCTCGCTGTCGAGCAGGCTGCCGAAGATGAAGCGCGAACCCACGTCCACGTAGTCGAGCAGACGCACGAAGCCGGTGGCGATGGCGTCGAAGACGTCGCGACCGAGAGGCACCTTCAACACGACCGCCGCGAACACGATCTGCAGGCCGACGCCGGTGGCGACGAGCTTCCAGTCGACCACGCGCTTGTTGTTGGAGAAACAGAAAGCGATGGCGACGAGCACCACCAAACCGAACAGGCCAAAAAGGACGTGGCCCAGCAGACCCAGCATCGTGACTTACCCCTTCGAAGGCCGGGGGTAAGCCCCGTGACCGCTTTAAAAAACGCGAGGTTACGGGACGCTGGCGCGTGGGGCAAGGCGCGCCGCGACACGGGGCGACCGCCGACGGCGCCGAGCGCATGCGCAAACGACGCTTCCGCCGCCGCCACGGCAGGATTACCCTGGCGCGATGAACCTCATGCTCACCGTCGCACTGGTCCAGATCGTGGCGCTCATCACCCCGGGTCCGGACTTCTTCTTCGTTTCGCAGCTTGCTGCCAGCCGTTCGCGCCGGGAGGCGCTGGCGGGCGTGCTGGGCATCGCGCTGGGGGTGGCCGCCTGGGCCGCGCTGGCGCTGCTCGGGCTGCAGATCCTCCTGCACCGCCTGGCGTGGTTGCAGCGAGGCATCGCCATCGCCGGTGGCGCGTATCTGTGCTGGATGGGCTTTCAGATGCTGCGGGCCGCGTGGAAGGCCAAGCCGGACGCGGCGGCACCCGTCGTGGACGTGCGTCAGTCGAGCCCTTGGCGTGCGCTGGTTCGCGGACTGGCAACCAATCTGGCAAATCCGAAGGCGGCGGTCTATTTCGCCTCGATCTTCTCTGCCTTCGTGGGCGAAGGTATGTCCGCGGCCACGCGCTGGGGGCTATGGGCGATGGTTACCGCCGAGACCTTCGCCTGGTTTGCGTTGGTGGCGGCCATCTTCGCCTTGCCGGCAATGCGCCGCGGCTACGTGCGGGCGAGCCGCTGGATCGACGGCGGGGCCGGCGCGATCTTTACCTTGTTCGGCCTGCACCTGATCTTCGGACGGCGCACCGCTTAGCCGCTCAGTCCTTTTCCAGGTTCCTTGTCACCTGCGCGAGGCTTTCGGCCAGCACGGCGGGCTGATCCACACCTTCCAGCGCCGCGCGTGCCAGGTCGGCCACCAGCGCGCGGACCCGCTCGGCCATGCGCTTGCCGGCGGGCGTCAGCACGATGTCGACCAGGCGTCGGTCCGCCTCGTTCCGATCGCGCCGCATCAGGCCACGCTCGATGCCGGCATCCACCGCATGGGTAACCGTGCTCGCGTTCACGCCGCAGGCGGCCGCGAGTTCCGTGGAGATCATGCTGCCGTGGACGGCGAGCAGGAGCAGCATGTCGCTCTGCAGTGCGGTAAGGCCGAACTCGCGCTGGGCGCGCCGACCCACGGCATCGCGCAGGCGCGAACCGGCCAACATGAGATCCCTGCCCAGGCAGAGAGCGGAGGGCGTGCCGTCGTCCTTGGTCATGTCAGTCCGTAGCGCGCCGCCATGCGCCGGGCGGCATGCCGACCGTGCGGGTGAACACGCGGGTGAAGTGGCTCTGCTCGGCAAAACCGCAGGCAAGCGCGATATCGGCCAGCGAAAGCTGGGTGTCGCGGAGAAGTTGACGCGAGCGTTCGATGCGTCGGTCCAGCAGCCAGCGGTGCGGCGGCTTGCCCGTGCTGCGGCGGAACGCGCGCGAGAAGTGATTGACCGACAACCCGCAGACGTCGGCGACGGCAGAGACGGGGAAGGACTGGTCCAGGCGCTCGTCCATGAAGGCAATGGCGCGCCGTTCCTGCCAGGTCGCCAGGCCGCCGCGCGGCGTACCGGCATCGTCGCGCGCGGACGGCGCGCCGAGGATGGCCCGCAAGGCCAGGGCCACATGTGCCAGGAGCGGGGTATTGGGCGCCTCGGCGCGCAGGCTGTCGAACAGCACCTGGGCCAGGGTCCGCACAGCGGGCGGATGCGGCGTATCGATATCGCCCTCGACCGGCCGGCGGAACAGGATCGCGCCCGCGCCGACGGCGTCTGCCGGACAGGCGGCGCGGTAGACCAGCAGCAGATCGCCCGCATCCCCATCGACGAGGATCTCGGTCAGTTGCGCCCGGCCGCGCAGATCGTCGAGCAGGCTCGCGCCACCGTGCCGACCGCCACGGTCGACCGCCGCCGAACGCTGGGCGAGATCGACGAAGACGGTGGGCAGGTCCTGGCGGCACGGGCTGCAGGCGTGTTCGGCGCGGTACATGAGGCCGATCCTTTCGAGGTATCGGAGAGCGACACAAGCATTGCGCGTGCAAGGATCGGTCACTACCCCCTTTCGGGGGATTTCCCCTCACTCGTGTCAATTTCCTGACGGTCGAGGATGTAACCCAGCCCGCCCTCGCGGAACCAGCGGTATCCATACGGTTCCAGCAGGATGCGATGGCGCCCGCGCGCGTCGGGCTCGCTGTGCTCGTCCGAGAGGACATTGGTGAGGCGCTGGCGCAGGGAAAAGTCCGCTTCCGTCGGCGCGTCGGACAGGTTGTGCAGGAACAGCGTGGTGTTGCCGCGCCAGGTGTAGCGCATCATCAGTACGGCGTTGTCATCCAGCGGCAGTACCTCGAAATCGCCCCAGGCGACCTCGGGGATTTCCTTGCGCATGCGGATCACGCGTTCCATCCAGTTGAGCAGGGAGGACGGATCGCGGCGTTGCTCCGCGACGTTGACGTGCGGATAGCCGAAGGGGCCGTCCGAGATCACCGTCGCGCCGCCGCGGCGCGAACGGGTGAAGCCGCCGTACGGTTCCGTGGACCATTGCATCGGCGTGCGCGCGCATTCGCGTTCGGGCAACGAGAGATCGTCGCCCATGCCTATCTCGTCGCCGTAGCGCAGCACCGGCGTGCCAGGCAGGGTGAGCATGAGGCTGTAGGCCAGTTCCAGGCGCCGCCGGTCGTTGCGCAGCATCGGCGCGAGACGACGACGGATGCCTCGGTCATAGAGCTGCATGTCCTTGTCCGGCCCGAACGCCGCGAATACGCGCTCGCGCTGGGCGGGGGTCAGGCGGCCGAGATCCAGTTCGTCGTGGTTGCGCAGGAACAGGGCCCATTGCGCCGTGGCGGGGCGGGGTCGCGTCTTCTGCAGCGCTTTGGCGAGCGAGCGCACGTCAGCGCTGGCCAGGGCGTAGAACAGATGCTGGTTCACCTGGAAGTTGAACATCATTTGCAGGCGGTCGCCGTCGGAGCCGAAATACTTCATGTCGTCGCGCGGCAGCACGTTGGCTTCGGCAAGGATGATCGCGTCGCCCTTCCGCCATTGCAGCAGTTCGCGGAACGACCGCAGCATGTCGAACTGCTCTTTCGGCGTTTTCACGTCGGCACCCTTGGTCGCGATGACGAAGGGCACGGCATCCATGCGGAAGCCCGAGACGCCCAGTTGCGTCCAGAAACCCATGATCTTCAGAATTTCCGCCTGCACGTGCGGGTTGGCGGTGTCGAGATCGGGCTGGAAGTCGTAGAAGCGGTGGAAGTACCACGCCTTGGCGGTCTTTTCGTACGTCCATGTGCTTTTCTGCACCCCCGGAAAGACCACGCCCTTGCTGGCGTTGGCGGGGCGCGTCTTGGACCAGACGTACCAGTCGCGGTACTTGGACGACGGATCGCGACAGGCGTCACGGAACCAGGGATGGCGATCCGAGGTATGGTTCACCACCAGATCGATCATCACCCGCATGCCACGCTGGGAGGCGGCGTGGGTGAACTCGACGAAGTCGCCGAGGGTGCCGTAGCGGGGATCGACGTTGTAGTAGTCGGCGATGTCGTAGCCGCCGTCCCGGCCTGGGGAGGTCTGGAACGGCATCAGCCATACCGCGGTGACACCGAGGCCCTGGAGATAATCCAGGCGGCGGACCAGTCCCTGGAAATCGCCCACGCCATCGCCGTTGGCGTCCTGGAAACTGCCGACGGAAAGGCAATAGACGATGGCATTCTTGTACCAGAGGTCGTTGATCATGACGGCGGTCCGGCGCAGGAAGGAACCCGAGCCTAGGTCAGCGTATGTGAAGGCGTTTCGTACACGTTACCGGGGCAAGACTGGCTGGAAGGCTCGAGACGAGGAGAGCGTGTGGACGGTTCGTGGTGGCGAGACGGCGTCGTGTATCAGGTGTATCCGCGTTCGTTCGCCGACGCGAATGGCGACGGCATCGGCGATCTGGAAGGGATTCGCGGCAAGTTGCCGTACCTCGCCGAACTCGGGGTCGATGCACTCTGGATATCGCCCATCTATCCCTCGCCCATGGCGGATTTCGGCTATGACGTGAGCGACTACCGCGGCATCGATCCGCTGTTCGGCGACATCGGCACGCTGGATGCCTTGATCGCCGACGCGCATGCGCTGGGACTGAAGGTGATCCTCGACTTCGTGCCCAATCACAGCTCCGACGAACATCCGTGGTTTCGCGAGAGCCGGCGATCGCGCGACAGCGCCTATCGCGATTGGTACATCTGGCGCGACCCCGCGCCCGACGGCGGTCCACCGAACAACTGGCTGTCCAATTTCGGCGGCAGCGCATGGACCTTCGACGCCGCGACGGGTCAGTACTACCTGCATCTGTTTCTCGACAAGCAGCCGGACCTCAATTGGCGCCATCCGCCGCTGCGCGAGGCCATGTACGAGTCGATGCGCTTCTGGCTGCGCCGCGGCGTGGACGGTTTTCGCGTGGACGTGATCTATCACGTCATGAAGGACGCTGCCTTTCGAGACAACCCGCCCAACCCGGATTTCCGCCAGGGCATCGATGCCGACGCGCATCGCTTCCTTCCCGTGCATACGGCCGACCTGCCCGAGACGCAGGGGGTGGTCGCCGCGATGCGCGACGTGGTGGACGAATTTCCGGGCCGCGTGCTGATCGGCGAGTTGTACCTGCCGCTGGATCGCCTCGTCGTCTATTACGGCGAGAACCTCAGCGGAGCACATCTGCCATTCAATTTCCTGCTCATCGGCACGCCGTGGGACGCGCGCTCCATCGGCGATCTGATCAAACGCTACGAGGCGGCGCTGCCGCCGGGCGGATGGCCGAACTGGGTGCTCGGCAACCATGACAAGCCGCGTATCGCGTCGCGCGTCGGCGCGGCGCAGGCTCGCGTGGCCGCCATGTTGCTTCTTACCCTGCGCGGTACGCCGACGATGTACTACGGCGACGAGATCGGCATGCGCGACGTGCCGATTCCCTTCGACGAAGTACGCGATCCGTTCGAGCTCAACGAGCCGCACAAAGGTCTTGGTCGCGATCCGCAGCGCACGCCGATGCGCTGGTTTCCCCGGTCGGGTGCAGGTTTCACGCGCAGTACGCCGTGGCTGCGGATCGGTGACGACGTGGATACCTGCAACGTCGCTACGCAGGCAGACGATCCACGCTCGATGCTCTCGCTGTACAAGGCGCTGCTGCGCCTGCGTCGCGACACACCGGCACTGCATGGTGGCGACGTCACCGTGTTGGCAGCGAGCGATGCGGTACTGGCCTATGAGCGCCGCAGCGCGGGTGATCGCAGGATCGTGGTGCTCAATCTCACCGACGCACCGGCAGCGTTGCCTCTGCCGGAACCGACGGGGGTCGTGTTGCTCTCGACCCACGGCGATGAGGTCCGTGGTGAGTTGCGCCCGAACGAGGCCCGGATCTATCGGGCGTCGTGACGATCAGAATGCCCAGCGGAGCAGGGCAGCCAGCAGTGCGAGCACCACGGCCGCGATGACGATATGGCGCAGGTACGCGCCCCCGGATGCGCCGCCGCCGTCGTAGCTGGCGTCGTCGTAGTCGTGCGACGCGTCGCGTGGATGGCGGACGAAGGGAAGGCGGAATCGTTTCTTGGGTCGGGACATGCGCGTCATGCTGTGGCGGCCGGTGTGTGGTGGAGGTCAAGAGTCATCGCGGGCCACGTCATGCGCTGACCCGCGAGGTGTTCTTCAGCTCTTCCAGGATCTCCGGGCCGCGCAGATCGATATGGTCGAGGTTGTTGACGTAGAAACGCACGAACGGGTTCTCGGCGTCCTTCGGCATCCAGGGCTTCGCCCAGACGAAGGCGACGCAATAGCCGTCCGTTTCCGCGATCAGCTTGTCCAGCCGTGCACGCAGGAGCTTGCGCACGGGATAGGCCTCGATGTCCTTGGCCGCGAGGGTGATCGTGGGGCGCAGTTCGGCGTCGCCATGACGGAACGGTCGCGAGAAACGCAGGTAGTAACCGCCGTCCTTGGTAGCGCGCAGGTTCGCGGTGCCCCACCAGACGGCGCGGGTGCCGAGCAGGTCGGCCACCTTCTGCCGGTAGACGTTGCGGAACAGGGCTTCGTAAGTGGTGGTTTCGCCGCCGATCTCGACCGTGGCCTCGGCGAGATCCTTGTCGCGGCGGTGCTCCAGAAACTTCTGGACCAGCGACGACAGCCGATAATAGTGGCTGGCGCGCGGTCTCGGCGCGGACGGCGAGGCGGACGCAGGGCGTCGCGCCGCGACGTTCGCCGGTGACGTGGTCGACGCAGGTTCCCGATGACGGAAATGACCGGGCGGGCGCTCTGCCTCGAAGACGTCTGCCTGCTTTTGCGTGGCCTTCTCGCCACGGGCATGCACGACCTCGCAGGTTGGCGCGTGGTCTTCCAGTCGGTATGAACGGAAATACGGCCGAATCCGCAGGTTCTGTTCCGGCTTGTCGAGGCAGGCGCAGATCAGCGGCGCGTGGCAGCCGGTGCCCACGCAGGCGAAGCGGGCGTCACGGCCGAGCAGGTCGGCCCAGTAGAGTTCGTAGGCGCGCTCGGCGGTCAGTCGTTCGCCGTCGCGCTCGGGGGTGACCGCTTCTTCGATCGACACGGGTGCTTCCGGGCATTCGCGATAGCGGCACTGTACTTCAGTAGGAACCGAAACCGCGCGCCGTCTCCGTGCCCAGGTCGCAGGTCACACCGCGCAGGAAGGCCAGTACGTCCTCGTAGCGGCCCGCCGCCACCAGCGTCTCGGCCGTAAGCATATGCAGGCCGACGATGGGGTCGTCGCGGTACCAGGCGATACGCGCACCCTCGTCAGGCTCGATGCGGGCGGCCTCTCGCAGCACCTGCCATGCATGCGACTTGCGCACAGCGCTTTCATGGTTTGCGCGGAAATCGACAATTCGGGCATATCGCATGGCGGATAACCTCGTTATGGCGGCGGTGGTCTGCCCACACACATGACCTAGACGGTGTCGCGACTATTTTTCCCTACCAACCTTTCCCTGGAGTTCCTCCCCATGGCCAATGTTCTGGTTCTCTACTACTCGTCCTACGGACACATCGAGACCATGGCCCAGGCCGTGGCCGAAGGGGCCCGCGAGGCGGGCGCCAAAGTCGACATCAGGCGCGTGGCGGAACTGGTGCCGGACGACGTGGCGCGCAGTTCGCACTTCAAGCTGGACCAGTCCGCTCCCATCGCCAAGGTCGACGACCTGCCCAACTACGACGCCATCATCGTCGGCGTCGGTACGCGCTATGGCCGTATGGCCTCGCAGATGGCTCATTTCCTTGACCAGACCGGGTCGCTGTGGGCGAAAGGTGCCTTGAACGGCAAGGTCGGCGGTGCCTTTTCTTCCACGGCCACCCAGCACGGCGGTCAGGAAACCACGTTGTTCTCCATCATCACCAACCTGCTGCATCTGGGGATGATTCCGGTGGGCCTGCCTTATAGCTTCCAGGGCCAGATGAAACTCGACGAAGTCACCGGCGGCAGCCCCTACGGCGCCACGACCATCACCGGCGGCGATGGATCCAGGCAGCCCAGCGAGAACGAGCTGGCGGGCGCGCGCTTCCAGGGCCGGCACATTGCCGAGGTCGCCACCAAACTCTTCGGTTAGGCCTCCTGCCAGCGGGCACGCCGCCAGTGGCTGGGGCTCTGCCCCACCAGGCGGCGGAACAGGTTGCACAGGTGCGCCTGGTCGGAAAGTCCGCAGGCCAGCGCGATCTGGCTCAGCGGTTCACGGGTCTGCAGCATCAGCGACTGCGCGCGCTCGACCCGGCGCCGCATGATGTACGCGTGCGGCGGATCGCCGAAGCTGTCCTTGAAGGCACGGCAGAAGTAGCTGCTCGACAGGCCGGCGATGGCCGCCAACTGGTCGATGGTGATCGGGAACCCGAGGTTCTCCTCGACGTGCGCGGCGACACGGCGAGCCTGCCAGGGGGCGAGCCCCGCACCCGTGCGACGGCGGGGCGCGACGGCGGGGGCGCTTTCGCGTTCCAGCAGGGCGGCCACGCGGGCCACGCAGGCACGGGTCGTGGCGAGGTCGGTCTCGGCGGCCGTCAGGGCCTGTTCCAGCAGTCGGGTGACACTCGACTCGGTTTCAGCGGCGGCGAGGGTGAAGGTCGCCATGCCATGCATGACGTCGGGGGCACGCGTGCCTCCCGTTGCGGCAAAAGCGCTGGTTTCGTATCGCATCTGCGTGTGCTCCATGGCGGCGGCTCATGGGCGGGACTGCCCATGCGAGCAGCCTATGCGCGATGCGAAAGCGACTGAATTCTACATACGGTCGGGGCCGTCCATACCAAAGGATGAGTGGGCGTCCCGTGGATTTCTTGTAGCGCCTGTGCCGTAACGGTCAAAAACCATCACCGGCGTGCAAGACTCTCGCCGCGGCAATCCGAAACACTTCAGGCCAATTCCTCCAAGACGCCACGGTCCCGGTGCCTCCGATGTCACGATTCCGGCCTCTCCACAGCCATGCCTACGCCCCGGTCGCCCGGCCGCGCCGGCTCGTGGCGGGCGTGCTGATGGCAGCGGGTACCTTGCTGGCGCTGGGGGTGTTCCTGGTCGATACCTTCACCCCGCTGCAAAGTGCCGTGGCGGTGGTCTACGTGGTCGTCGTGCTGCTGGTGGCCGCCAGCGGCAGCCGCCGTGCCATCCTCGGCGCGACGATCGGCTGCCTGGTACTGACCGCGGTGGCCTACCTTCGTGGACACGGGTGGCCGGAAGTGGACGCCTCCATGCTGCGTTGCGCCGTGAGCCTCGGGGCGATCGGCATCACCGGCGTCCTCGCCCTGCGCAACCACGAGCGCATGTTGACGATCGCCGGGCAGGCCCGGCTGATCGAGCTGACTCACGACTCGATCTTCGTGCGCGACATGGACGATGTGATCGTGCTCTGGAATGGTGGCGCGGAACAACTCTATGGCTGGACCGCCCACGAGGCGCTCGGCCGCCGTGCGGGCGACCTCCTGGGCACGGCGTTCCCTGGCGAGCGGGGCGAGGCGGATATCGCGCTGTTCGGCGCCGGCCGCTGGGAGGGCGAGGTCTTCCAGCGTCATCGGGATGGCCGCATCGTGATCGTGGAGGCGCGCTGCGCGCTCCTGCGCGACGAGTACGGCAGGGCCCGAGTCATCCTCGAAGCCGGCACGGACGTGACTGAGCGCCGTGCGGCCACCGCCGCGCTGGCGGACAGCGAGCGCCGCTACCGCAGCATGTTCGAAACTGCGCGCGTCTCCTTCTGGGAGGAAGACTATTCGCTGGTGATGGATCGGGTGGACGCCCTGCGCGCGCAGGGCATGACCGATTTCGCCGCCTACATCGAGGCGCACCCCGAGTTCGTCACGGAGGCCTGCTCGCTCACCCAGGTGACCGATGTGAACGAGGCCGCCGTGCGCATGCTTGGCGCGCGCTGCCGTGAGGACCTGATCGGCCCCCTCGACCGGCTGCTGCCGGGGTCCGAGCGCACCTTCGCCCGTGTGCTGCTGAAGATCGTCGACGGCAGTGGCGTGGCCGAGGGCGAAACCTATCTCTACAACCTGTGCGGCGAGCGCCTGACGGTGCTGTTCGCGCTGAACATGCCGCTGGGGCCCGCGCGCTACGACCGCGTGCTCGTCAGTGTGGTGGACATCACCGAGCGCAAGCGCACCGAGCGCGCAGTGATCGCGATGCAGGCGGAGTTGGCGCAGGCAGCACGCGTTACGGCGCTGGGCGAAATGAGCGCATCCATTGCCCATGAGGTAAACCAGCCGCTGGCGGCGATCGTGACGCATGGCGAGGCCAGCCTGCGCTGGTTGCGCCGGCCGGAGCCGAACATCGACGAAGCGTGCATCGCGATCGAGCGGGTGGTGCGCGACGCGCGCCGCGCCAGCGAAGTGGTGCATCGCGTGCGCAGCCTCGCCAGCAAGGAGCCGCGCCAGCACGTGCGCTTCGACCTCGCTGCGCTGGTGGAGGAGTGTGCGCAGCTTCTCGACGGCGAAATCGCCCTGCATCGGATCGTGTTGCGCGTGGACGTCGGCCGCGACGCGCCCGCGCCTCGCGGCGATCGCGTCCAATTGCAGCAAGTGGTGGTTAACCTCATGGCGAATGCCGTGCGCGCCATGTCGACCGTCAGCGGGCCGCGGCATCTCGTGGTACGGGCGCGCGCCGATGCCAGCGACGGTCTGCTCGTAGAGGTCGAGGACAGCGGCACCGGCATTCCCGAACACATCGCGCCACACCTCTTCGATGCCTTCGTCACGACACGCGGCGAGGGCATGGGCATGGGGTTGGCGATCTGTCGTTCCACGGTCGAGTCCCACGGAGGCAGGCTTTGGGCGACCAATCGACCTGGCGGCGGGGCTACGTTTCATTTCACGCTGCCACTGGCAGAGGCCGCGGAGGCCCACGCATGAATCGCCTTCCCAGCGTGGCTGTCACGCGTGCCCCGATCGTCTGCGTGGTGGATGACGACGCTTCCGTTCGCGAGGCGCTGGCCTCGTTGTTCCGCTCGGTAGGTCTGGAGGTCGCGACCTTTGGCAGCGCAGCCGATTTCCTCGCTCGCGAGCACGCCGATGCGCCGGGCTGTCTCGTTCTGGACGTGCGCCTGCCTGGCGTGAGCGGGCTCGATTTCCAGGCGCAGCTCGCCGCGATGGATAACCGCCTCCCGATCATCTTCATGACCGGGCACGGAGACATCCCCATGTCGGTCCGCGCCATGAAGGCGGGCGCCATCGATTTTCTCGCCAAGCCGTTCCGCGATCAGGACATGCTCGACGCCGTGTCCAGCGCCATCGAACGTGACGCGGCCAATCGCCGAGGCGCGGAGGCCATGGACACCCTGCGTGCCGCCTATGGCTCGCTCACCCCGCGGGAACGCGAGGTGATGGCACACGTGACCGCCGGGTTGATGAACAAGCAGGTCGGCGGTCTGCTGGGCTTGTCGGAGATCACGGTGAAGATTCACCGCGGCAACGTAATGCGCAAAATGGGCGCGAAATCGCTGGCGGAGCTGGTGAAACAGGCGGAAGCACTCGGCATCGGCCCCTGAACGGAGGGCGACCGCACACTTCCGTATGATTCCAAGCGAGGCCTCGTCGGCGCACTGTAAGGGTCGAACGGGGCGAGCAGGTGCCCGACGAGGAATCAAGGTTGGCCGCTAACAGGATCGTGGCGATCGTGGACGACGATGAAGCCGTGCGGACGGCCACCGTCAGTTTGGTGCGGTCGCTGGGATATGAGGTGCGAAGCTACGCTTCCGCCGAAGCTTTCCTCCGCGACGATGACGAACAGGTCGATTGCCTGGTCACCGACGTGCAGATGCCGGGGCTGGATGGCACGGCGCTACAGCGCCGCTTGCGCCATC includes:
- a CDS encoding NupC/NupG family nucleoside CNT transporter encodes the protein MLGLLGHVLFGLFGLVVLVAIAFCFSNNKRVVDWKLVATGVGLQIVFAAVVLKVPLGRDVFDAIATGFVRLLDYVDVGSRFIFGSLLDSEKFGVIFAVKVLPTIVFFASLTGVLYHLGVMQQIVKGMAWVITKVMRVSGAETTSVCASVFIGQTEAPLTIKPYIERMTQAELMTVMIGGMAHIAGSVMAAYVSMLGGDDPAQRMFYAKHLLTASVMAAPATMVLAKILVPETQEPLTRGTVKIEVEKTTANVIDAAATGAGDGLKLAMNVGAMLLAFIALIALINGPVQWVGTLGGEHSINAWLTASTGHPVALSLETIFGWVLAPVAWLIGVPWQDATLVGSFIGQKVVINEFVAYADLARHLNDLLPESRLIATYALCGFANFSSIAIQIGGIGGLAPNRRGDLARLGLRAVLGGSIATFMTATIAGVLERF
- a CDS encoding homoserine/threonine efflux transporter, which translates into the protein MNLMLTVALVQIVALITPGPDFFFVSQLAASRSRREALAGVLGIALGVAAWAALALLGLQILLHRLAWLQRGIAIAGGAYLCWMGFQMLRAAWKAKPDAAAPVVDVRQSSPWRALVRGLATNLANPKAAVYFASIFSAFVGEGMSAATRWGLWAMVTAETFAWFALVAAIFALPAMRRGYVRASRWIDGGAGAIFTLFGLHLIFGRRTA
- a CDS encoding MarR family winged helix-turn-helix transcriptional regulator, which produces MTKDDGTPSALCLGRDLMLAGSRLRDAVGRRAQREFGLTALQSDMLLLLAVHGSMISTELAAACGVNASTVTHAVDAGIERGLMRRDRNEADRRLVDIVLTPAGKRMAERVRALVADLARAALEGVDQPAVLAESLAQVTRNLEKD
- a CDS encoding helix-turn-helix transcriptional regulator, coding for MYRAEHACSPCRQDLPTVFVDLAQRSAAVDRGGRHGGASLLDDLRGRAQLTEILVDGDAGDLLLVYRAACPADAVGAGAILFRRPVEGDIDTPHPPAVRTLAQVLFDSLRAEAPNTPLLAHVALALRAILGAPSARDDAGTPRGGLATWQERRAIAFMDERLDQSFPVSAVADVCGLSVNHFSRAFRRSTGKPPHRWLLDRRIERSRQLLRDTQLSLADIALACGFAEQSHFTRVFTRTVGMPPGAWRRATD
- a CDS encoding alpha-amylase family protein → MINDLWYKNAIVYCLSVGSFQDANGDGVGDFQGLVRRLDYLQGLGVTAVWLMPFQTSPGRDGGYDIADYYNVDPRYGTLGDFVEFTHAASQRGMRVMIDLVVNHTSDRHPWFRDACRDPSSKYRDWYVWSKTRPANASKGVVFPGVQKSTWTYEKTAKAWYFHRFYDFQPDLDTANPHVQAEILKIMGFWTQLGVSGFRMDAVPFVIATKGADVKTPKEQFDMLRSFRELLQWRKGDAIILAEANVLPRDDMKYFGSDGDRLQMMFNFQVNQHLFYALASADVRSLAKALQKTRPRPATAQWALFLRNHDELDLGRLTPAQRERVFAAFGPDKDMQLYDRGIRRRLAPMLRNDRRRLELAYSLMLTLPGTPVLRYGDEIGMGDDLSLPERECARTPMQWSTEPYGGFTRSRRGGATVISDGPFGYPHVNVAEQRRDPSSLLNWMERVIRMRKEIPEVAWGDFEVLPLDDNAVLMMRYTWRGNTTLFLHNLSDAPTEADFSLRQRLTNVLSDEHSEPDARGRHRILLEPYGYRWFREGGLGYILDRQEIDTSEGKSPERG
- a CDS encoding alpha-amylase family glycosyl hydrolase, yielding MDGSWWRDGVVYQVYPRSFADANGDGIGDLEGIRGKLPYLAELGVDALWISPIYPSPMADFGYDVSDYRGIDPLFGDIGTLDALIADAHALGLKVILDFVPNHSSDEHPWFRESRRSRDSAYRDWYIWRDPAPDGGPPNNWLSNFGGSAWTFDAATGQYYLHLFLDKQPDLNWRHPPLREAMYESMRFWLRRGVDGFRVDVIYHVMKDAAFRDNPPNPDFRQGIDADAHRFLPVHTADLPETQGVVAAMRDVVDEFPGRVLIGELYLPLDRLVVYYGENLSGAHLPFNFLLIGTPWDARSIGDLIKRYEAALPPGGWPNWVLGNHDKPRIASRVGAAQARVAAMLLLTLRGTPTMYYGDEIGMRDVPIPFDEVRDPFELNEPHKGLGRDPQRTPMRWFPRSGAGFTRSTPWLRIGDDVDTCNVATQADDPRSMLSLYKALLRLRRDTPALHGGDVTVLAASDAVLAYERRSAGDRRIVVLNLTDAPAALPLPEPTGVVLLSTHGDEVRGELRPNEARIYRAS
- the wrbA gene encoding NAD(P)H:quinone oxidoreductase, with product MANVLVLYYSSYGHIETMAQAVAEGAREAGAKVDIRRVAELVPDDVARSSHFKLDQSAPIAKVDDLPNYDAIIVGVGTRYGRMASQMAHFLDQTGSLWAKGALNGKVGGAFSSTATQHGGQETTLFSIITNLLHLGMIPVGLPYSFQGQMKLDEVTGGSPYGATTITGGDGSRQPSENELAGARFQGRHIAEVATKLFG
- a CDS encoding helix-turn-helix transcriptional regulator; the encoded protein is MRYETSAFAATGGTRAPDVMHGMATFTLAAAETESSVTRLLEQALTAAETDLATTRACVARVAALLERESAPAVAPRRRTGAGLAPWQARRVAAHVEENLGFPITIDQLAAIAGLSSSYFCRAFKDSFGDPPHAYIMRRRVERAQSLMLQTREPLSQIALACGLSDQAHLCNLFRRLVGQSPSHWRRARWQEA